One region of Zootoca vivipara chromosome 7, rZooViv1.1, whole genome shotgun sequence genomic DNA includes:
- the KLHL20 gene encoding kelch-like protein 20: protein MDGKPMRRCASNRAGETGMDVTSRCTLGDPNKLPEGVPQPARMPYISDKHPRQTLEVINLLRKHRELCDVVLVVGAKKIYAHRVILSACSPYFRAMFTGELAESRQTEVVIRDIDERAMELLIDFAYTSQITVEEGNVQTLLPAACLLQLAEIQEACCEFLKRQLDPSNCLGIRAFADTHSCRELLRIADKFTQHNFQEVMESEEFMLLPANQLIDIISSDELNVRSEEQVFNAVMAWVKYSIQERRPQLPQVLQHVRLPLLSPKFLVGTVGSDPLIKSDEECRDLVDEAKNYLLLPQERPLMQGPRTRPRKPIRCGEVLFAVGGWCSGDAISSVERYDPQTNEWRMVASMSKRRCGVGVSVLDDLLYAVGGHDGSSYLNSVERYDPKTNQWSSDVAPTSTCRTSVGVAVLGGYLYAVGGQDGVSCLNIVERYDPKENKWTRVASMSTRRLGVAVAVLGGFLYAVGGSDGTSPLNTVERYNPQENRWHTIAPMGTRRKHLGCAVYQDMIYAVGGRDDTTELSSAERYNPRTNQWSPVVAMTSRRSGVGLAVVNGQLMAVGGFDGTTYLKTIEVFDPDANTWRLYGGMNYRRLGGGVGVIKMTHCESHIW from the exons ATGGACGGAAAGCCAATGCGCAG GTGTGCCAGTAATCGAGCAGGCGAAACAGGAATGGATGTAACGAGCCGCTGCACTCTCGGAGATCCCAACAAGCTCCCGGAAGGAGTGCCACAGCCTGCTCGCATGCCTTACATCTCAGACAAGCACCCCCGGCAAACACTGGAGGTCATAAACCTGTTGCGGAAGCACCGGGAGCTGTGCGATGTGGTGTTGGTCGTGGGGGCCAAGAAAATCTATGCCCACCGGGTGATCCTCTCAGCTTGCAGCCCTTACTTCCGAGCAATGTTCACAGGGGAGCTTGCAGAGAGCCGGCAAACTGAGGTGGTAATAAGAGACATTGATGAAAGGGCCATGGAGCTTCTGATTGACTTTGCGTACACATCCCAGATCACAGTGGAAGAGGGCAACGTTCAGACGTTATTGccagctgcctgcctcctccagctagCTGAGATCCAAGAGGCCTGCTGTGAGTTCCTGAAAAGACAGTTGGATCCTTCCAATTGCCTTGGCATCCGAGCATTTGCTGATACCCACTCCTGCAGAGAACTTCTGAGAATTGCTGACAAATTCACCCAACATAACTTTCAAGAG GTGATGGAAAGTGAGGAATTCATGCTGCTTCCAGCCAATCAGCTAATTGACATCATATCCAGTGATGAACTGAATGTCCGGAGCGAAGAGCAGGTCTTCAATGCAGTGATGGCCTGGGTGAAATACAGCATTCAGGAAAGGCGCCCTCAGCTCCCCCAG GTATTGCAACATGTGCGTCTGCCACTGCTCAGCCCAAAGTTCCTGGTAGGCACAGTTGGTTCTGACCCGCTCATTAAAAGTGATGAAGAATGCAG GGACCTAGTGGATGAAGCTAAGAACTATTTGCTATTGCCCCAAGAGCGACCACTGATGCAGGGACCAAGAACTCGACCACGCAAGCCTATCCGCTGTGGCGAAGTACTCTTtgcag TGGGTGGCTGGTGCAGCGGGGATGCCATTTCCAGTGTTGAGCGCTACGACCCTCAAACCAATGAGTGGCGGATGGTAGCCTCCATGAGCAAAAGGCGGTGTGGTGTTGGAGTCAGTGTCTTGGATGACCTTCTGTACGCAGTGGGAGGCCATGATGGTTCTTCCTATCTTAACAGTGTGGAAAG ATACGACCCAAAGACTAATCAGTGGAGCAGTGATGTAGCGCCCACCAGCACCTGCAGAACCAGTGTCGGAGTGGCAGTTCTTGGTGGCTACCTGTATGCTGTGGGTGGACAGGATGGTGTCTCCTGTCTTAACATTGttgaaag gTATGACCCAAAGGAGAACAAATGGACTCGAGTGGCATCCATGAGTACAAGGCGCCTTGGGGTGGCTGTGGCTGTGCTGGGTGGCTTCCTTTATGCTGTTGGGGGCTCTGATGGGACGTCACCTCTGAACACAG TGGAGCGCTACAACCCTCAGGAGAACCGCTGGCACACAATAGCACCCATGGGCACTCGACGTAAGCACCTAGGTTGTGCGGTATATCAAGACATGATCTACGCTGTGGGAGGCAGAGATGACACAACTGAACTTAGCAGTGCTGAGCGATACAACCCCAGAACGAACCAGTGGTCTCCTGTGGTAGCCATGACGTCACGCCGTAGTGGG GTTGGCCTCGCTGTTGTGAATGGACAGCTAATGGCTGTAGGGGGCTTTGATGGCACAACATACTTGAAGACTATTGAAGTGTTTGACCCAGATGCCAACACATGGAG ACTGTATGGAGGAATGAACTATCGTCGGCTTGGAGGTGGAGTGGGAGTTATAAAAATGACACACTGTGAATCCCATATATGGTAG